A section of the Chrysiogenia bacterium genome encodes:
- a CDS encoding YchF/TatD family DNA exonuclease, protein MLIDTHTHVAGEAFDADRDEVLRRAKEAGVEALIAIGSGYGFERNADAVALAKAEPDVYAAVGVHPHEAEEITGEDQWTQLRALIDENPGNVVCVGEIGLDYYYDNSPREKQREVFARALDLAAEVKLPISIHNRSSNEDLYDLLVAKNARDVGGVIHCFTENYEWGKKYLDLGFKLSIPGIITFKNAGDLREAVRRFPVEALLVETDCPFLAPIPYRGKRNEPAYVTKVAETIAQIKAPFTLEDVARITTQNAIDLFGLEKYAGPYQEPQIAYPIRNSLYLNITNRCSNPCVFCPKFDDWQVKGHYLRLGQEPGFEKIVEAIAARGKVSDFDELVFVGFGEPTIALDMLKKVARWAKENGVKRLRLDTDGLGNLYHGRNIVPELAEVGVTHVNVSLNGPDRETYNRVTRTPHKEDGYEAVKAFILECKKHMEWVQASVVTMPGVDVEASRAVAEDELGVLFRGRDYEEGVG, encoded by the coding sequence AGGCTTTTGACGCCGACCGCGATGAAGTGCTCCGCCGTGCCAAGGAGGCCGGCGTCGAGGCGCTCATTGCCATCGGCTCGGGCTACGGATTCGAACGCAATGCCGATGCCGTTGCGCTGGCAAAGGCTGAGCCCGATGTCTATGCCGCCGTGGGCGTGCACCCGCACGAGGCCGAAGAGATCACGGGCGAGGACCAGTGGACGCAGCTTCGTGCCCTGATTGATGAGAATCCCGGCAACGTGGTCTGCGTCGGCGAGATCGGCCTCGACTACTACTACGACAATTCCCCGCGCGAGAAGCAGCGCGAGGTCTTCGCCCGCGCCCTGGATCTGGCCGCGGAGGTGAAGCTCCCCATTTCGATCCACAACCGCAGCTCCAACGAGGATCTCTACGACCTGCTCGTTGCCAAGAACGCGCGCGACGTCGGCGGGGTGATCCACTGCTTTACCGAGAACTACGAGTGGGGAAAGAAATACCTCGATCTGGGCTTCAAGCTCTCGATCCCCGGCATCATCACGTTCAAGAACGCGGGCGATCTTCGCGAGGCGGTGCGCCGCTTCCCGGTCGAGGCGCTGCTCGTCGAGACCGACTGCCCGTTCCTGGCGCCGATTCCCTATCGGGGAAAACGCAACGAGCCCGCCTACGTGACGAAGGTCGCCGAGACCATTGCCCAGATCAAGGCGCCCTTTACCCTGGAAGACGTCGCACGGATCACGACCCAGAATGCGATCGATCTCTTCGGACTGGAAAAATACGCCGGACCTTATCAGGAACCGCAGATCGCCTATCCGATCCGCAACTCTCTGTATCTGAACATCACGAACCGGTGCTCGAATCCCTGCGTGTTCTGTCCGAAGTTCGACGACTGGCAGGTGAAAGGCCACTACCTGCGCCTGGGGCAGGAACCGGGTTTCGAAAAGATCGTCGAGGCCATTGCCGCGCGTGGCAAGGTGAGCGACTTCGACGAACTCGTGTTCGTCGGCTTTGGCGAGCCGACCATTGCGCTCGACATGCTCAAAAAAGTCGCGCGCTGGGCCAAAGAGAACGGAGTGAAGCGCCTGCGCCTTGATACCGATGGCCTCGGGAATCTCTACCACGGCCGCAACATCGTCCCCGAGCTGGCCGAGGTGGGCGTGACGCACGTCAATGTCTCTTTAAACGGCCCCGACCGCGAGACCTACAACCGCGTTACCCGCACCCCGCACAAGGAAGACGGCTACGAGGCGGTCAAGGCGTTCATTCTCGAGTGCAAGAAGCACATGGAGTGGGTGCAGGCCTCGGTCGTCACCATGCCCGGCGTCGACGTCGAGGCCTCGCGGGCCGTGGCCGAGGATGAGCTGGGCGTCCTGTTCCGGGGGCGCGATTACGAAGAGGGAGTGGGCTGA
- a CDS encoding CDGSH iron-sulfur domain-containing protein yields the protein MAEPKEYVATYTGKMAVCACGRSRTMPFCDGRHRGTGKVPIKFPVEEGKTYLLCQCGYSDNKPFCDGSHDMSAGSPFGRKSKGTSW from the coding sequence ATGGCAGAGCCGAAAGAATACGTAGCAACCTACACGGGAAAAATGGCGGTCTGCGCCTGCGGGCGCTCGCGCACCATGCCCTTTTGCGACGGCCGCCACCGCGGCACCGGCAAGGTGCCCATCAAGTTTCCGGTCGAAGAGGGAAAGACCTACCTGCTCTGCCAGTGCGGCTACAGCGACAACAAACCTTTCTGCGACGGATCCCACGACATGAGCGCCGGCAGCCCCTTTGGCCGCAAGAGCAAGGGGACGAGCTGGTAG
- a CDS encoding DUF445 family protein, which translates to MSTPTDNTAAAAPEDHEPAESNVTPLRPPAGQAPREESQAEEAPAESATEPETAAETPEEMTAEVVAEPDQQQLDQQEPEKTGWLSESQKEFLHEHKGTISLTFAAIVFSVSFIVPEGPRFWVRAFGEASLVGALVDYMAIKMLFEKYAMLPGSGVIPRNRERIIDGLAHSVENEWLTPESLKQHFANLDLAGLVRAGIDKIKDDDEILTMLLHQVSANGLSWVDNHQFLGFLAKKIRTKVGRLGHFAHNVGVVDFDEIAVDVAENIAHEIKRLPENEELHQLIRDELGKIGNQTGESMTVSVRIERIKGTIIDSVFGQLDGKIGDLVRDNLSNFTDEQIQEMFESKTRKHLEWIRVNGALYGGVFGVVLAAISRYFGSH; encoded by the coding sequence ATGAGCACGCCCACCGACAACACGGCCGCCGCGGCTCCCGAGGATCACGAACCCGCGGAGAGCAACGTGACCCCGCTACGCCCGCCCGCCGGGCAGGCCCCCCGGGAAGAGTCGCAAGCGGAAGAGGCGCCGGCCGAGTCAGCGACCGAGCCCGAGACGGCGGCCGAGACCCCCGAAGAAATGACCGCCGAGGTGGTGGCGGAACCCGACCAACAGCAACTCGACCAGCAGGAACCTGAAAAGACTGGCTGGCTCTCGGAGTCGCAGAAGGAATTCCTCCACGAGCACAAGGGCACGATCTCGCTCACCTTCGCGGCCATTGTCTTCAGCGTCTCGTTCATCGTTCCCGAGGGCCCGCGCTTCTGGGTCCGCGCCTTCGGCGAGGCCTCGCTGGTCGGCGCCCTCGTCGACTACATGGCCATCAAGATGCTCTTCGAGAAATACGCGATGCTGCCCGGCTCGGGCGTCATTCCGCGCAACCGCGAGCGCATCATCGACGGGCTTGCCCACTCGGTAGAGAACGAGTGGCTCACCCCCGAGAGCCTCAAGCAGCACTTCGCCAACCTTGATCTGGCGGGCCTGGTTCGCGCGGGCATCGACAAGATCAAGGACGACGACGAAATCCTCACCATGCTGCTCCACCAGGTCAGCGCCAATGGCCTGTCCTGGGTGGACAACCACCAGTTCCTCGGTTTTCTGGCCAAGAAGATCCGCACGAAGGTCGGGCGCCTGGGACACTTCGCCCACAACGTGGGCGTCGTCGACTTCGATGAAATTGCAGTGGACGTGGCCGAGAACATCGCCCACGAGATCAAGCGCCTTCCCGAAAACGAAGAACTCCACCAGCTCATTCGCGACGAGCTGGGCAAGATCGGCAACCAGACCGGCGAATCCATGACCGTGAGCGTGCGCATCGAGCGCATCAAGGGAACGATCATCGACTCGGTCTTCGGCCAGCTCGACGGAAAAATCGGCGACCTGGTGCGCGACAATCTCTCGAACTTCACCGACGAACAGATTCAGGAAATGTTCGAGAGCAAGACGCGCAAGCACCTGGAATGGATCCGCGTCAACGGCGCCCTCTATGGCGGCGTGTTCGGCGTGGTGCTGGCGGCGATCTCCCGCTACTTTGGATCACACTGA
- a CDS encoding MerR family transcriptional regulator, with protein sequence MGTDEKKMMKISELEERTGIPRETIHYYIREGLLPAPMKKGLRLAYYDESYVGLIDLIKKLQEERYLPLAVIKNLFLEEKFDVAELEKAFISDLFGKTSALRKYGPDRAGEDPRDVALPKDYLKKLAGCGLVSMAKAEGKTEPSALDSRLAQLCLRGERLGYTTDQMQQISQRVSEIVALESESLIGMLRKNETPREFVASMKDRQSFMEDFLLFQRARYIQEAVNEFISAAETTRVKLEDAFINIPSEAFRKRYRIDEQIAELRTKAREGSCEKLMDRLGWALFLGGHHDELLALDVRTCSNRFKLAAAYAQVMRGDIEPAVKWSERAIKKSESDPFFLALAGGLYMLFAARAEGFIERTVWVSKGLDMIESAMAKPAQSAFDDMCVRFVQAKIFLTLPEPFGRTEEGRKALEHLLQQLRGKARERFEPSFEGELEIFEVTINYFLAEAARIEGQDKKAAEYYRRVIELDPASDFGAKAFVHLGDLR encoded by the coding sequence GTGGGCACCGACGAAAAAAAGATGATGAAGATCAGTGAGCTCGAGGAGCGCACGGGAATTCCGCGCGAGACGATTCACTACTACATCCGCGAGGGCCTGCTGCCCGCACCCATGAAAAAAGGCCTTCGTCTGGCCTATTACGATGAGAGCTACGTCGGTCTCATCGACCTCATCAAGAAACTCCAGGAAGAGCGCTACCTCCCGCTCGCGGTCATCAAGAATCTTTTTCTCGAAGAAAAATTCGACGTCGCCGAGCTTGAAAAGGCCTTCATCTCCGACCTCTTCGGCAAGACCTCGGCCCTTCGCAAATACGGTCCCGACCGCGCCGGTGAAGACCCGCGCGACGTGGCCCTTCCCAAGGACTACCTGAAGAAACTTGCGGGTTGCGGCCTGGTCTCCATGGCAAAGGCGGAGGGCAAGACCGAGCCCTCCGCGCTCGATTCGCGTCTGGCCCAGCTCTGCCTTCGCGGCGAGCGCCTGGGCTACACCACCGACCAGATGCAGCAGATCTCCCAGCGTGTCAGCGAGATCGTCGCCCTTGAGAGCGAGTCGCTCATCGGGATGTTGCGCAAGAACGAGACACCGCGGGAATTCGTCGCCTCCATGAAAGACCGTCAGTCCTTCATGGAGGACTTCCTGCTCTTCCAGCGCGCGCGCTACATCCAGGAAGCCGTCAACGAGTTCATCTCCGCGGCAGAGACAACGCGGGTAAAACTCGAAGACGCCTTCATCAACATCCCCTCGGAAGCCTTTCGCAAGCGTTACCGCATCGACGAGCAGATTGCCGAGCTGCGTACCAAGGCGCGCGAGGGAAGCTGCGAAAAACTCATGGACCGCCTGGGCTGGGCCCTGTTTCTGGGCGGCCATCACGACGAGCTGCTCGCACTCGATGTGCGCACCTGCTCGAACCGCTTCAAGCTGGCAGCCGCCTACGCGCAGGTCATGCGCGGCGACATCGAGCCGGCCGTCAAGTGGAGCGAGCGCGCCATCAAGAAGAGCGAGAGCGATCCCTTCTTCCTCGCGCTGGCCGGCGGGCTCTACATGCTCTTTGCCGCCCGCGCCGAGGGCTTCATCGAACGCACGGTGTGGGTCTCCAAGGGGCTCGACATGATCGAGTCGGCCATGGCAAAACCCGCGCAGAGTGCTTTCGACGACATGTGCGTGCGCTTTGTGCAGGCCAAGATCTTCCTGACGCTGCCCGAGCCCTTCGGTCGCACCGAGGAGGGGCGCAAGGCGCTCGAGCACCTTTTGCAGCAGCTTCGCGGCAAGGCGCGCGAGCGATTCGAGCCGAGTTTTGAGGGCGAACTGGAAATCTTCGAAGTCACGATCAACTACTTCCTGGCCGAGGCCGCGCGCATTGAAGGGCAGGACAAGAAAGCGGCCGAGTATTACCGGCGCGTGATCGAACTCGATCCGGCCAGCGATTTCGGCGCCAAGGCCTTCGTCCACCTGGGCGACCTGCGCTAG